The region CCCAGCGCACGATGTCCGACTGGATCAGCTTCGCGAATTGTTCGGGCGTGCTGCCCTCGACGTCGGCGCCCTGGTCGCCCAGGCGCTTCTGCAGGTCGGCCGAGTGCAGGGCCTTGTTGAACTCGGCGCTCAGCTGCGCGGTGATGTCCTTGGGCAGCTTGGCCGGGCCGAGGATGCCGAACCAGGTCACTGCCTCGAAGCCCTTGTAGCCGGACTCGGCGATGGTCGGCACGTTGGGCAGGTCGTTGACGCGCTTCTTCGACGTCACGGCGATCGCGCGCATCTTGCCGTTCTTGATGTGGCCGATGAGCGTCGGGATGGACGACATGTACAGCTGCACCTGGCCGCCGATCACGTCCGTCACGCCCTGGGCGGCGCCCTTGTAGGGGATGTGCGTGAGCTTGATCTTCGCTTCCTTCTGGAAGAGCTCGGTCGCGAGGTGCGCCACCGTCCCGTTGCCCGACGTGGCGAAGTTGATCGAGCCCGGGTTGGCCTTGGACGCGGCGACCACGTCGGCGAGCGTCTTGTACGGCGAGTCGGCGGCGACCACCAGCACGAGCGGCGCGCTCGCGACGAGCGTGATGGGCGTCAGGTCTTTTAGCGGGTCGTAGGGCAGCTTGCTGTAGAGCGTCGGGTTGATCGCGAGGTTGCTGGTCTGCCCGAGCACCAGCGTCAGGCCGTCGGCCGGCGCCTTGGCGACCGCGTCGATGCCCAGGTTGCCGCCGGAGCCCGGCTTGTTGTCGATGACGAAATTCCACTTGGTGAACGAGGTCACCTTGTTCGCGACGTCGCGCGCGATGATGTCGGTGCCGCCGCCCGCCGGGAAGGGCACGACGAGGCGGATGGGCTTGCCGGGATAGGTGTCGGCGAAGGCGCTCGTGGCGAGCGTGGCGGTGAGGATCGCGCCCAGCGCGAGACGGCGGGTGAACAGCATGGGATGTCTCCTTGGAGGTGGCCCTCGCAACGGATGGCGGGGGATGGGCATGACTGTAGACCCGTGTTCCACCCGATACAATGGCGTTTCATTCCACGCCCCCCGGTTCACTGTGCGAAACACCGACCCAGCCCCCGCCGACACCCCCGAAGCAGGCGGCGTCACCGCCGTCACCCGCGCGCTGACGCTGATGGAAGCCTTCCACGTGGGCGAATCGACGTTGTCGCTCGCCGAACTCAGCCGGCGCGCCGGCATGCACAAGACCACCGCGCTGCGGCTCGCGCGCACGCTCGCGAAATCCAGCTACATGGTGCAGACGGAGGACGGCCAGTGGCGCCTCGGCCCCGCCACGGGCTGGCTCGGCGCGCGCTACCAGGCGGGCTTCGACGTGAACAACGTCGTGGAGCCGAGCCTGCGCGAACTCTCGCGCCTCACCGGCGAGAGCGCGTCCTTCTACGTGCGCGAAGGGGACACCCGCGCCTGCATCTCCCGCGTCGAGGGGCCGCAGGCGGTGCGGCACCACGTGCGCATCGGCGAACGCCTGCCGCTCGACAAGGGCGCGCCGGGCCGCGTGATCCTCGCGTTCTCGGGCGCCAAGGGCAAGGTGTACGAGGAGATCCGCGAACGCGGCTTTCACGTCTCGATCGGCGAGCGCGAGGCGGAGGTGTCCAGCGCGTCGGCG is a window of Caenimonas aquaedulcis DNA encoding:
- a CDS encoding IclR family transcriptional regulator, giving the protein MRNTDPAPADTPEAGGVTAVTRALTLMEAFHVGESTLSLAELSRRAGMHKTTALRLARTLAKSSYMVQTEDGQWRLGPATGWLGARYQAGFDVNNVVEPSLRELSRLTGESASFYVREGDTRACISRVEGPQAVRHHVRIGERLPLDKGAPGRVILAFSGAKGKVYEEIRERGFHVSIGEREAEVSSASAPVFGLNWRLLGSMAISGPSARLTKARLDKHAKTVMAAANQLSYALAGSRSVHTPAAVSRWHP
- a CDS encoding Bug family tripartite tricarboxylate transporter substrate binding protein; amino-acid sequence: MLFTRRLALGAILTATLATSAFADTYPGKPIRLVVPFPAGGGTDIIARDVANKVTSFTKWNFVIDNKPGSGGNLGIDAVAKAPADGLTLVLGQTSNLAINPTLYSKLPYDPLKDLTPITLVASAPLVLVVAADSPYKTLADVVAASKANPGSINFATSGNGTVAHLATELFQKEAKIKLTHIPYKGAAQGVTDVIGGQVQLYMSSIPTLIGHIKNGKMRAIAVTSKKRVNDLPNVPTIAESGYKGFEAVTWFGILGPAKLPKDITAQLSAEFNKALHSADLQKRLGDQGADVEGSTPEQFAKLIQSDIVRWGKVVKESGAKVD